In Clarias gariepinus isolate MV-2021 ecotype Netherlands chromosome 9, CGAR_prim_01v2, whole genome shotgun sequence, a single window of DNA contains:
- the slc25a37 gene encoding mitoferrin-1: MSGAAEAALCVELRAEPVVAAGLEMSEPHGGADGDGACSEDDGYESLPVHASFSTHMTAGAVAGVLEHTVMYPVDSVKTRMQSLQPDPKAQYRSVYGALKQIVATEGLLRPLRGLNITVLGAGPAHALYFACYEQIKYSLSDVIQNGGNSHIANGVAGSVATVLHDAVMNPAEVVKQRMQMYNSPYRGLWDCVVTISRNEGVAAFYRSYSTQLLMNIPFQALHFITYELMQERLNPQRQYWPGTHMVSGAAAGAVSAALTTPLDVCKTLLNTQEDVALNSARISGHLSGMANAFRTVYRLGGFPAFFKGVQARVIYQMPSTAIAWSVYESFKYFLTRDESSSRRT, from the exons ATGTCCGGTGCAGCCGAGGCGGCTCTGTGCGTGGAGCTGCGCGCCGAGCCGGTGGTGGCGGCGGGGTTGGAGATGTCGGAGCCGCACGGAGGAGCAGACGGGGACGGCGCGTGCAGCGAGGACGACGGTTACGAGAGTCTACCAGTGCACGCGTCCTTCAGCACGCACATGACTGCCGGTGCGGTGGCCGGAGTGCTCGAGCACACGGTCATGTACCCGGTGGACTCCGTCAAG ACACGTATGCAGAGTTTACAGCCCGACCCGAAGGCTCAGTACCGTAGCGTGTACGGGGCTCTGAAACAAATCGTGGCGACCGAGGGCCTCCTGCGGCCCCTCAGAGGGCTCAATATTACCGTGTTGGGGGCAGGGCCCGCCCACGCTCTGTACTTCGCGTGCTACGAGCAGATCAAGTACAGCCTCAGCGACGTTATTCAGAACGGCGGCAACAGCCACATCGCCAACG GTGTGGCTGGAAGCGTCGCCACTGTGCTCCATGATGCGGTCATGAACCCTGCAGAAG TGGTGAAGCAGCGCATGCAGATGTACAACTCGCCGTACCGGGGCCTGTGGGACTGCGTGGTGACAATAAGTCGTAACGAGGGCGTGGCCGCCTTCTACCGCAGCTACAGCACGCAGCTCCTCATGAACATCCCGTTCCAGGCTCTGCACTTCATCACGTACGAGCTGATGCAGGAGCGGCTCAATCCCCAGCGGCAGTACTGGCCCGGAACCCACATGGTCTCGGGCGCCGCGGCGGGCGCCGTGTCGGCGGCGCTCACCACTCCGCTCGACGTCTGCAAGACGCTGCTGAACACGCAGGAGGACGTGGCGTTAAATTCCGCTCGCATCAGCGGCCACCTTTCCGGGATGGCCAATGCCTTCAGGACGGTCTACAGGCTGGGAGGCTTTCCCGCCTTCTTTAAAGGTGTGCAAGCACGCGTCATTTACCAGATGCCTTCGACAGCCATCGCGTGGTCCGTCTACGAGTCCTTCAAGTACTTCCTGACTCGGGACGAGAGCAGCTCGAGACGGACATGA